The genomic DNA ACTTCTCGCGCAAGATGACAGCGTCAATATCGGCTTCAATGGTCAATAGTGTTTCTAGTAACTGCGCAGTTGTCATTTGGTCATTGGTGACAGCAATCAACTTCATAAAACGTCTCCTTTCCATACAAAAAGACCACTTTCCGAATGCGGAAAGTGGTCTGTCAATGGCATAGGTATGCACTTGAATAAGAAGACGCGCCACTTCCCTACGCAGGTACGAACCTGTTCAGGTAATAAGGGTATCGGAGTTGCACTCGTCTCTCAGTCCTTTAAAAGGATTCCCCTAATGGTCAAATTGTATATGAAATTAGTATGCTCGTGATTAGCATAGCACGTCGTCTGTGTGAATGAAAGGGCGGATTATTGTGATTATTCCTCTTCGCCTACATTATGATAAACCTGCTGCACATCTTCCAAATCATCTAATGCATCAATCATTTTTTCGAATTGTGCGTGTGCATCGGCTTCAAGTGAGACCTCGTTTTGTGCAAGCATAGTTAACTCGGCAACCGTAAACTCTGTAATGCCGACACTTTTGAATGCTTCTTGTACAGCATGGAATTGGTCAGGTTCGGCATAGACGATAACCGCTTCTTCTTCCTCTAGGATATCGCGTACTTCGATGTCCGCTTCCATGAGCAGTTCTAGGACTTCATCTGCTGTTTTGCCTTCAATGCCGAACACAGCCGTTGCATCGAACATATATGATACGGAGCCGCTAACGCCCATATTGCCACCGTTTTTCCCGAATGCTGCGCGTACTTCAGAAGCGGTACGGTTGACGTTGTTTGTCAATGTATCGACGATGACCATTGAGCCGTTTGGTCCGAAGCCTTCATAGCGTAGCTCATCGAAGTTTTCTTCTGAACCGCCTTTTGCTTTTTCGATGGCACGATCAATGATGGCTTTTGGTACACTATATGTTTTCGCACGTTCAACGACAATTTTTAGCGCTTGGTTCAGTTCTGGATCAGGTTCGCCTTGTTTGGCGACAACATAAATTTCACGACCAAATTTTGCATAAATACGACTCGTATTTGCATCTCTGGACGCTTTCTTTTCTTTAATATTATTCCATTTACGACCCATAGAGGTTCACTCTCTTCCGATTGTGTCTAGATTTAATCATTTTATTATACATCAAAGGTACACGTGGAGACGAGTAGAAACTTCAAAAAAATGGGCTGGTTAAATTAGTAATAATGCATCTAGGTCAATAATGACGATATCGCGCTGTCCTCGTTGCTTAATCCACCCTGCGTTTTCGAAATCGGTCAGTTTGCGGCTGACGGTTTCAGGTGTTGTGCCAAGATGGGAGGCGAGGTCTTTACGGCTCATTGGCAAGGTAATGTTGCCGTGTTGTTGTTCTTCCACCTGATCCGCGAGATACATGGCGACACGCGTTTCTGTAGACTCCATAGCAATGCGGGCGGCCTGTTGTTCGGTTTTGGCTAATCGTGTGGAAAATTCAGAGAGTACTTTCAGTGCAATTGCGGGATACTTCAATAAAAATTGCTGAAAGTTCTCGCGCCCCATAATGCATAACTCTACGGGTTCTAATGCCTCTGCATAGGCATCGTGAATGGATGCTGTGAATAATGACAGTTCGCCAGTAAAGTCTCCTGGCTCCAAAATACGAACGAGCTGTTCTTTACCGTTATCGGAGAGTCGATATATTTTGACCCGCCCCTTATGGACAATGTACAAACCGTCTGAAGGTTCGCTTGCTCGGTAAATCGTATGACCGCGGCGATGTGAAACGGAGTTTGTCTGTTTAACAATTTCTTGCATTTCAGATGCATTTAAATGGTTAAAAATCGGCACGATAGAGATGCACAATTTCTGCATCTCTAGGCCTTCTTCTGTATGGTGATTGCAATGGTGATCTTCTGTCATGTTCCTACCACCTTACTCCGTTAATAGCGCTGCTTCTGTTGGCGACTGCTCTGGCTTTCTCTTACTATACCGAATTAATCGGATAGCGTTCAAGATAACTGCCAGGACGCTCAATTCATGAATGAGCATACCAGATGCTAGGAACACTTTGCCGAGCAGGACACCAGCGAGTAGGATAACGACTGTTCCGACTGCGAAAAATGTATTTTGTTTCATGTTGCGAACGGTTGCTTTAGCGAGTGCGTAGGCATGGGAAAATTGGTCCAACCGGTCGGCCATTAGCACGACGTCTGCTGTTTCCATCGAGATATCTGTACCGCCTTCACCCATTGCGAGTCCGATGTCTGCCGTTGCGATTGCAGGTGCATCATTAATGCCATCTCCAGCCATGGCAACGTTATAACCTGCGTCTTTCAGCTTCTGCACCATGGCGACCTTATCCTCTGGGAGTAGCTCTGCATGGACTTCATCGAATCCGAGCTGTGTGCCTACGAGTTCAGCCGTATGGCGATTGTCGCCTGTTAGCATGATAATGCGTTTCACACCGTCTGCCCGTAATTGTTGCAGCGCACTTTCGGCTTCTGGACGGATTCTGTCCGCGATGGAGAAAATGCCTGCAATTTTGCCATCGACACTGGCAAAAACCGCTGTATTGCCCAACTTTTCACGTTGGACTGCATAGGCTTCGACCGAATCTTCAATCGCAATTCCTTCTGCAGCCATCAATTTACGGTTGCCGATGATGAGTTGTTTGCCTTCGATTTGTGCACGAATGCCGTTACCTTTAATGACTTCGGCGTTTTCGGGTTCATGGACAAGTGGCAGGTTTTGCTTTTGTGCTTCTTTGACAATCGTTTGCCCTAAATGGTGTTCGGAAATCATTTCAGCTTCCGCAACAATCTGCAATAACTGTTGTGGATTGCCTGTGAATACATGGATGTCTGTTACTTCAGGGCGTCCGCGTGTCAGTGTGCCTGTTTTGTCAAACACGACAGTATCGATTTTTGCCAGCTTCTCCATAATGTCGCCGCCTTTGACGATCACCCCATTGCGTGCACCATTGCCAATCCCGGCGACGATGGAAACGGGTGCGGAGATGACGAGTGCTCCTGGACAAGCGATGACGAGGAACGTTAACGTCATTTCGATGTTTCGGGTAAAGATGTAAACGAGTACTGATAATACGACAATCGTTGGGGTGTAGATGTTAGCAAAACGATCGAGGAATTTTTCTGTTTTCGATTGAGATTCCTGTGCTTCTTCTACAAGTTCGATAATGCGTGCGAATGTTGTGTCGCCACCAACGCGATCAGCAATTACTTCGATGAAGCCATTGTCGACGATAGTTCCGCTGAATACGCGATCATCGATGGATTTAGAAGCGGGGACAGACTCGCCGGTAATGGCCGATTCGTTCAGCGTTGCAGTACCTGAAGCGATATGACCATCGACCGCTACTTTTTCACCTGAACGAATAATGACTTGGTCGCCTTGTTCAACATCGTCAATGGCGACAGTTATTGTTTCGCCATCACGGATGATTGTTGCTTCAAGTGGCGCCATGTCAATTAAAGACTTTAAGGAAGACCGTGTTTTTTCGAGTGTACGTGCTTCAAGAAATGCTCCGAATAGAAACAGGAATGTGACCGCTGCCGATTCAACATATTCGCCGATGAACAATGCACCAATGACAGCAATCGTGACCAAAAGTTCAATGCTGAATGCCTTCATACGAAGGGCTTTGAGTGCTTTAATCACAATTGGGGTTCCGGCAATGATTGTTGCAGCAATCAGTGCGGCTTGTCGCCAAGTGTGTAGATTGGCGATATGCAGCCCGATTGCTACCGCAAGCAGCACGCCTGAAATGGCGGTAATCTGGGACGTTCGTTTGGCATTCATGTCAATGATTCCTCCTTTCGATTACGACACTTTTTGTGAAAGCACGGGATAACCTAGTTTGACAATCATTTGTTGCAGTTCATCTGCTTGAATGAGGCTGTCGTCAAATTGAGCACGTACTTTCCCAGAGTGAAATAAAACCTTGGCATCCTTGACACCGTCTACTTTTTTGAGTGCACTTTCAATTTTCTTAATGCAAGACGGGCAACTTAGTGGCTCTAAACCAAATACGACTTTTTTCATGTGAATCATCCTCCAGTTATGTTGTTTTTACTTTTGTCTATAGCATAAGGTGTTTTGAGAGATGGAACCTTGATGTGCATCAAGAAATCAAAACATGTATACAGAATACGTATTTAAACCGTACTAAACAGTTTAGTAGTATAATGACGGTATAAATAAGGGTGAACAAGCACGGAGGAGCAATAGGCATTATGTTGAAGCATATTGAAACGTTCGACGACCTAAGATGGGTGATTTACTTGCTGTTATTGCCTGGCATTTTTTTAGTTACGTTCGTGTCGTTCGTTTTACAAATTGTTAATCGTAACTATACCGGTGAATTTTATATAAATAGTTTGTTTGTGATAGCGTTTATCGTTGGATGGCTATCGGTGTATTGGAAACGAGAACAGCGCATCGTAGAGTATTATTTATTGTGGCTCGTGATTGTCTATCATGTAAGTCGATTGGTATTTACAGTATGGCAACATGTGCAGACTGCCGAAATGGATACATTACGATCGT from Sporosarcina sp. FSL K6-1522 includes the following:
- a CDS encoding YebC/PmpR family DNA-binding transcriptional regulator, encoding MGRKWNNIKEKKASRDANTSRIYAKFGREIYVVAKQGEPDPELNQALKIVVERAKTYSVPKAIIDRAIEKAKGGSEENFDELRYEGFGPNGSMVIVDTLTNNVNRTASEVRAAFGKNGGNMGVSGSVSYMFDATAVFGIEGKTADEVLELLMEADIEVRDILEEEEAVIVYAEPDQFHAVQEAFKSVGITEFTVAELTMLAQNEVSLEADAHAQFEKMIDALDDLEDVQQVYHNVGEEE
- a CDS encoding Crp/Fnr family transcriptional regulator, encoding MTEDHHCNHHTEEGLEMQKLCISIVPIFNHLNASEMQEIVKQTNSVSHRRGHTIYRASEPSDGLYIVHKGRVKIYRLSDNGKEQLVRILEPGDFTGELSLFTASIHDAYAEALEPVELCIMGRENFQQFLLKYPAIALKVLSEFSTRLAKTEQQAARIAMESTETRVAMYLADQVEEQQHGNITLPMSRKDLASHLGTTPETVSRKLTDFENAGWIKQRGQRDIVIIDLDALLLI
- a CDS encoding cation-translocating P-type ATPase — its product is MNAKRTSQITAISGVLLAVAIGLHIANLHTWRQAALIAATIIAGTPIVIKALKALRMKAFSIELLVTIAVIGALFIGEYVESAAVTFLFLFGAFLEARTLEKTRSSLKSLIDMAPLEATIIRDGETITVAIDDVEQGDQVIIRSGEKVAVDGHIASGTATLNESAITGESVPASKSIDDRVFSGTIVDNGFIEVIADRVGGDTTFARIIELVEEAQESQSKTEKFLDRFANIYTPTIVVLSVLVYIFTRNIEMTLTFLVIACPGALVISAPVSIVAGIGNGARNGVIVKGGDIMEKLAKIDTVVFDKTGTLTRGRPEVTDIHVFTGNPQQLLQIVAEAEMISEHHLGQTIVKEAQKQNLPLVHEPENAEVIKGNGIRAQIEGKQLIIGNRKLMAAEGIAIEDSVEAYAVQREKLGNTAVFASVDGKIAGIFSIADRIRPEAESALQQLRADGVKRIIMLTGDNRHTAELVGTQLGFDEVHAELLPEDKVAMVQKLKDAGYNVAMAGDGINDAPAIATADIGLAMGEGGTDISMETADVVLMADRLDQFSHAYALAKATVRNMKQNTFFAVGTVVILLAGVLLGKVFLASGMLIHELSVLAVILNAIRLIRYSKRKPEQSPTEAALLTE
- a CDS encoding heavy-metal-associated domain-containing protein, with translation MKKVVFGLEPLSCPSCIKKIESALKKVDGVKDAKVLFHSGKVRAQFDDSLIQADELQQMIVKLGYPVLSQKVS